Proteins co-encoded in one Garra rufa chromosome 21, GarRuf1.0, whole genome shotgun sequence genomic window:
- the capn3a gene encoding calpain-3 isoform X1, whose protein sequence is MHGNKQPMQKDFFTSNNIKARSRAYINLREVTQRFRLSPGEYVIVPSTYEPHQEGEFILRVFSEKRNTSEEIENRIEADHPVPDPASTGEESEEDQQFLSIFQQIAGDQMEISANDLKDVLNKVVSKNKDVHTEGFSRESCRSMIALMDMDGKGRLSLQEFRQLWNKIKQWQGIFKRYDFDHTGTISSYEMRNAINDAGFRLNNQLYDIITMRYANENMNIDFDSFVSCLVRLEGMFRAFQAFDQGGDGTIRLNVLEWLQLTMYA, encoded by the exons ATGCACGGAAACAAGCAGCCCATGCAGAAGGATTTCTTCACGTCTAACAACATTAAGGCTCGCTCCAGGGCCTACATTAACCTGCGCGAGGTGACCCAGCGTTTCCGTCTGAGTCCTGGGGAGTATGTCATCGTTCCCTCCACCTACGAACCCCACCAGGAAGGCGAGTTCATCCTCCGCGTCTTCTCTGAAAAGAGAAATACCTCTGA GGAGATAGAGAACAGGATTGAAGCTGATCATCCAGTG CCGGATCCGGCTTCGACTGGGGAAGAGAGTGAGGAGGACCAGCAGTTCCTGTCCATTTTCCAGCAGATCGCGGGGGAC CAAATGGAGATCTCAGCCAATGACCTTAAAGATGTCTTGAACAAGGTGGTGTCTAAAA ACAAGGATGTACACACTGAGGGCTTCAGTCGAGAGAGCTGTAGAAGCATGATTGCCCTCATGGAC ATGGACGGAAAAGGAAGACTTAGCCTACAAGAGTTTAGACAGTTGTGGAACAAAATCAAACAGTGGCAG GGAATCTTTAAGCGCTATGACTTTGATCATACTGGCACTATCAGCAGCTATGAAATGAGGAACGCCATCAATGATGCAG GGTTCCGTCTGAATAACCAGCTCTATGACATCATCACCATGCGGTACGccaatgaaaacatgaacattgaCTTTGACAGTTTCGTCAGCTGCCTTGTGCGACTGGAGGGGATGTTTA GAGCGTTCCAGGCCTTTGATCAAGGCGGAGATGGCACCATCAGACTTAATGTACTTGAG TGGCTTCAGCTAACCATGTACGCATAG
- the znf106a gene encoding zinc finger protein 106, with product MVKEQKCILCETVYSSKQEMEEHMRSMLHHRELENLKGRDCGHECRVCGVTEVSLTDYASHISSPLHKQRVEDQKKRPTNEDKDEQYFDKDIVLLIEKRKEMIRKEEASAKLAKEEQEQRRRWQELRTQWLGPRPLMYQQCGPWDRPYSNFPQMPKRGRGSNWQNLRFSSPDRGKRFSRDARCATWHAEGPPDLQKWESVGRQGGSLHNQGNYWGGRQGSYGVSPSQLRKQFPWNSSQCNVPWKGQYKSPPPPLFKSPAKEPQKTPSSSENQKQGEQSLEESSGEHDPSKGKGQKSEKAHRWVPYPPAKLGDPTSQTNTQPTLDVESPQTSKSQSFNKGSREIERTSKADGKNCQYKPTEPEKSDCREQNSSFKNIGSTSMDSFTYNSTSTSTTRRTEKPSKLAEDGSKMNLKQTGNQDFVSSKGYKHSHSSSEFPQHATSNADQDSLLSEMLRKAKETLISSKKSIDVSATKSLKGSKESSVLNKNQKLHESKKPNKNKGQERLGFARRSSSDREQLTSTETSVQTGNVRHDSRPSLQSLQVSTSTMDHEDEECGEMEESLHLPVQDQVMDTLDEGMCSGGEGSQQTASGSVPSLSKLALPACLQRDLNRHMSTKSKAASHEPNLNIARRIRNVNSTKKNETEKDSGLKPTLRQLISSSGSRRNVNWDQVYQEVNRKKQGKGLPRFGIEMVPCEPEGANQMDEDDVPLSEGFHWDSLFEFGQVPSRKRSLSESNVVKDGPAGSSSFSKAVDPVRDSPASGPPQPPRREELQSTGHLDIQGLKGPSKGPEEVEEDGGCISDIELIDNQGAGKKRRAPGDVVSPEIPNEDRKNKRQKIKAKKERSQVDQLLAVSLREEELNNSLHAVDNSLIQARAALQAAYLEVQRLLMVKQQVTIEMNSLRTKRIEILQGMQGEFESKEKERNSEEILTSSSTQVSQITANPVHPTAAHLSASTSSLPVAIKEEAISQCNPIPERNLVKSPLPAPQSTTPVHTVFAACQTDTTIRSKMEALENASSVALTAASSVQRLQPSPVKEIHRNSSSQEGLANPSSSLMSAPLSPKPLSPSNHLETNPVKRVRKLKKRKCLNKAKLNDQPEISESELDAEQPAPRPIRKFRTNRRSSSTYVSPPTPEEKNENEEMVVTEASKAQPQGTKLATPRVKEDHSESSELEMVELPPPDIDIVNLDSSDPDEMPEKKAKESTTTDHAVTDPQNLACNEVTSTSEIDTSSIIKSCDSEIKSTSTALESKVPSDVSDPGEEEVPTEGEFAGHQEAVNGMQIHNGLLYTCSGDRTIRAFNLISRKCVAVFEGHSSKVNCLLISCGGGLQQRLYSGSSDQTIRCYNLKTTECLEQLSLPDRVLCLHNRWKILYVGLANGSVTTFSLRNNKQLDVFECHGPRAVSCLATAQEGARRILLVGSYDATISVRDAKSGLLLRTLEGHSKTVLCMKVVNDLVFSGSSDQSVHAHNIHTGELVRIYKGHSHAVTVVAILGKVMVTACLDKLVRVYELQSHDRLQVYGGHSDMVMCMVIHKSMIYTGCYDGSVRAVRLNLIQNYRCWWYGCTLIFGVMEHLQQHLLNDHTSPAQQTLKCRWRNCDAFFTTRNGSKQAVHCHMQKHAEDDSKMEP from the exons GAGATGGAAGAGCACATGAGAAGTATGCTGCACCACCGGGAGCTGGAGAATCTGAAAGGCCG GGACTGTGGACACGAGTGCCGGGTCTGCGGCGTAACGGAGGTGAGCCTGACCGACTATGCCAGTCACATCTCCAGCCCTTTACATAAACAGCGTGTTGAGGATCAGAAGAAACGGCCTACAAACGAAGACAAAGATGAACAGTACTTTGACAAGGACATTGTGCTGCTCATCGAGAAACGCAAGGAAATGATCAG GAAAGAGGAGGCTTCTGCAAAGCTGGCTAAAGAAGAGCAGGAGCAACGCAGGAGGTGGCAGGAGCTTCGGACTCAGTGGCTTGGGCCAAGGCCTTTGATGTACCAGCAGTGTGGCCCTTGGGACCGGCCCTATTCTAACTTTCCTCAGATGCCCAAAAGGGGCAGAGGCTCCAATTGGCAGAATTTAAGATTTTCATCCCCTGATCGTGGCAAAAGGTTTAGCCGAGATGCTAGGTGTGCCACGTGGCATGCTGAAGGGCCGCCTGACTTGCAGAAATGGGAATCTGTTGGTCGTCAAGGAGGGAGTTTGCACAACCAAGGAAACTACTGGGGTGGTAGACAAGGTAGCTATGGAGTTTCCCCTTCACAGCTGAGAAAGCAATTTCCCTGGAACAGCAGTCAGTGTAATGTCCCTTGGAAGGGACAATATAAGTCACCACCACCACCGCTCTTTAAATCACCTGCAAAAGAGCCCCAGAAGACACCCAGTAGCTCTGAAAATCAGAAACAGGGTGAACAGAGTCTAGAAGAATCTAGTGGAGAGCATGATCCCAGTAAAGGTAAGGGTCAGAAGTCAGAGAAGGCTCACCGGTGGGTACCATATCCACCAGCTAAACTTGGGGATCCTACGTCTCAGACTAACACTCAGCCAACGTTAGATGTAGAATCTCCTCAAACGTCTAAGTCACAAAGTTTCAACAAGGGCAGTCGGGAAATAGAGAGAACATCCAAGGCAGACGGAAAAAATTGCCAGTATAAACCCACAGAACCTGAAAAGAGTGATTGCAGGGAGCAGAACAGTTCCTTCAAAAACATTGGCAGTACTAGCATGGATAGTTTTACCTACAATTCCACCTCCACCTCCACCACTAGGAGAACAGAGAAGCCCAGTAAGCTTGCAGAAGATGGTTCAAAAATGAATCTCAAACAAACAGGAAATCAAGACTTTGTCAGCTCTAAAGGTTATAAGCATTCCCACTCAAGCTCTGAATTCCCTCAACATGCCACTTCCAATGCAGACCAAGATAGTCTGCTGTCAGAGATGCTGCGAAAAGCTAAGGAGACATTAATTAGTAGTAAAAAATCCATTGATGTATCTGCCACAAAGAGCCTCAAAGGATCAAAGGAGAGTTCAGTACTAAACAAGAATCAAAAATTACATGAGAGTAAGAAACCAAACAAGAACAAAGGTCAGGAAAGGTTGGGATTTGCGAGGCGTTCTAGCAGTGACCGAGAGCAGTTAACCAGTACTGAGACCTCAGTACAGACTGGCAATGTGCGCCATGACTCTAGGCCATCTCTGCAGTCCTTACAAGTTAGTACCTCCACTATGGACCACGAAGATGAGGAGTGTGGTGAAATGGAAGAAAGTCTTCACCTACCAGTACAAGATCAAGTCATGGACACACTGGATGAAGGAATGTGTTCAGGTGGTGAGGGATCCCAACAAACTGCCAGTGGCTCTGTGCCCTCTTTAAGCAAGCTTGCCTTGCCTGCGTGTCTCCAAAGGGATCTGAACCGCCATATGAGCACCAAAAGCAAAGCAGCGTCCCATGAACCCAACTTAAACATTGCCAGACGTATTAGAAATGTAAATAGCACAAAAAAGAACGAGACTGAGAAGGACTCAGGACTTAAACCCACTTTGCGACAGCTCATTAGCTCCTCTGGCTCAAGGCGGAATGTCAACTGGGACCAGGTCTACCAGGAAGTCAACCGGAAGAAGCAGGGCAAGGGCTTACCAAG ATTTGGTATAGAAATGGTGCCCTGTGAACCTGAGGGTGCGAACCAAATGGATGAAGATGATGTACCTCTTTCTGAGGGCTTTCATTGGGACTCTTTGTTTGAATTTGGTCAAGTACCTTCGCGCAAGCGTAGCTTGTCTGAAAGCAATGTGGTCAAAGATGGCCCAGCTGGTAGCAGCTCCTTCTCCAAAGCTGTAGACCCAGTGAGAGACTCTCCTGCTTCTGGTCCCCCACAGCCACCAAGGAGAGAGGAGCTGCAATCCACAGGTCATCTGGATATTCAAGGGTTGAAAGGGCCTTCAAAGGGCCCAGAGGAAGTTGAAGAAGATGGTGGTTGTATATCAGACATTGAACTGATTGACAATCAAGGAGCTGGGAAGAAACGCAGAGCTCCTGGG GATGTTGTGTCTCCAGAAATTCCTAATGAAGATAGGAAAAACAAGAGGCAAAAAATTAAAGCTAAGAAAG AGCGCTCACAAGTAGATCAGTTGCTGGCTGTATCTCTACGTGAGGAAGAGCTTAACAACTCTCTTCATGCTGTGGACAACAGTCTTATTCAGGCACGTGCTGCCCTGCAAGCTGCCTATTTAGAAGTACAGCGCTTGCTTATGGTCAAACAACAG GTAACCATTGAGATGAACTCGTTGAGAACCAAGCGCATTGAAATTCTTCAAGGAATGCAAG GTGAATTTGAGTCTAAAGAAAAAGAGAGGAACAGTGAGGAGATCTTAACATCTTCATCAACCCAGGTTTCTCAGATCACCGCCAATCCTGTTCATCCAACTGCTGCTCACTTATCTGCATCAACCTCCTCACTGCCTGTTGCTATCAAAGAGGAGGCCATCTCTCAGTGTAACCCCATTCCTGAGCGTAACCTTGTCAAAAGCCCCCTCCCAGCACCTCAAAGTACCACACCTGTCCATACTGTGTTTGCAGCTTGTCAGACAG ATACTACCATCCGCAGTAAGATGGAGGCTTTAGAAAATGCCTCAAGTGTGGCTTTGACAGCAGCTTCCTCAGTTCAAAGATTACAGCCGTCACCCGTCAAAGAAATTCATCGAAATTCAAGCTCTCAAGAAGGGTTAGCCAACCCATCTTCGTCGCTAATGTCTGCACCCCTCTCTCCTAAACCTTTGTCACCCTCTAACCACCTAGAAACAAATCCAGTTAAGCGTGTTCGAAAGCTAAAGAAGAGAAAGTGTCTTAATAAAGCAAAGTTGAACGACCAGCCTGAAATCAGCGAATCTGAACTTGATGCCGAGCAGCCCGCTCCTCGACCTATCCGCAAGTTCCGAACCAATCGGCGATCCAGCAGCACCTACGTCTCACCCCCTACACCAGAagagaaaaatgaaaatgaagagATGGTGGTGACCGAAGCATCAAAGGCACAACCACAGGGAACCAAGCTAGCAACACCACGAGTGAAAGAAGATCACTCCGAATCATCTGAACTGGAGATGGTGGAGCTTCCCCCGCCTGATATTGATATTGTCAATCTAGATTCTTCAGACCCAGATGAGATGCCTGAAAAGAAGGCCAAGGAGTCAACCACAACAGACCATGCCGTTACAGATCCCCAAAATCTTGCCTGCAATGAGGTCACCTCTACTAGTGAAATTGATACTAGCAGTATAATCAAGTCTTGTGATAG tgaaataaaaTCAACCTCAACAGCGTTGGAGTCCAAGGTGCCTTCAG ATGTATCAGATCCAGGGGAGGAGGAGGTGCCAACTGAAGGAGAGTTTGCAGGCCATCAAGAGGCCGTGAATGGAATGCAGATCCATAACGGACTGCTGTACACTTGCTCAGGGGACCGCACTATACGCGCTTTTAACCTAATA AGCCGGAAGTGTGTGGCGGTGTTTGAAGGTCACAGCAGTAAAGTGAATTGTCTGTTGATATCATGTGGAGGAGGCCTGCAACAACGCCTGTACTCGGGATCAAGTGACCAGACCATCCGCTGTTACAACCTCAAA ACCACAGAGTGTTTGGAACAGCTGTCTCTCCCTGATCGAGTTCTTTGTCTTCATAACCGTTGGAAAATTCTCTATGTCGGTCTGGCCAATGGCTCTGTGACCACCTTCAGTCTTAGG AACAATAAGCAGCTAGATGTGTTTGAGTGCCACGGTCCACGGGCTGTAAGTTGCCTGGCGACGGCTCAGGAAGGGGCTCGACGTATCCTGCTGGTCGGCTCCTATGATGCCACCATCAGCGTTAGAGATGCTAAGAGTGGCCTGCTGCTGAGAACGCTGGAGGGACACAGCAAAACTGTGCTTTGCATGAAG GTGGTGAACGATTTGGTGTTCAGTGGCTCAAGTGACCAGTCTGTACATGCACATAATATACAT ACAGGAGAATTGGTGAGGATCTATAAGGGTCATAGTCATGCCGTCACTGTGGTGGCCATATTGGGAAAAGTGATGGTCACCGCATGTCTGGACAAACTGGTCCGTGTGTATGAGCTCCAg TCTCACGACAGACTGCAAGTATATGGTGGACATTCAGACATGGTGATGTGTATGGTCATCCACAAGAGCATG ATCTACACAGGCTGCTATGATGGGAGCGTGAGAGCTGTCAGATTGAACCTGATTCAAAACTACCGCTGCTGG TGGTACGGTTGTACGCTCATCTTTGGCGTGATGGAGCACCTGCAGCAGCACCTGCTGAACGACCACACCAGCCCGGCACAGCAAACACTCAAATGCCGCTGGAGAAACTGCGATGCCTTCTTCACTACCCGCAACGGCTCCAAACAG GCAGTGCATTGTCACATGCAGAAACATGCTGAGGACGACAGTAAAATGGAGCCATAA